In Zingiber officinale cultivar Zhangliang chromosome 8B, Zo_v1.1, whole genome shotgun sequence, a single genomic region encodes these proteins:
- the LOC122016927 gene encoding histone acetyltransferase GCN5-like — protein MRNLLKLMFEHPDAWPFKEPVDAREVPDYYDIIKDPMDLRTMSKRLESGQYYVTFEMFVADVKRMCGNARTYNSPETIYFKCANRLENFFTSKAQAYILQISSKSS, from the exons ATGCGAAATCTTCTAAAG CTCATGTTTGAACATCCTGATGCATGGCCATTCAAGGAACCAGTAGATGCTCGTGAAGTGCCTGATTATTATGATATTATAAAAGATCCTATGG ATCTAAGGACCATGTCTAAGAGGCTAGAGTCAGGACAGTACTACGTGACCTTCGAGATGTTTGTGGCTGATGTGAAGAGAATGTGTGGAAACGCACGCACCTACAACTCCCCAGAAACAATATATTTCAAGTGTGCAAATAG GCTGGAAAACTTTTTCACAAGCAAGGCCCAAGCTTACATTCTTCAAATTTCAAGCAAGAGTTCGTAG